From a single Candidatus Neomarinimicrobiota bacterium genomic region:
- a CDS encoding DUF1844 domain-containing protein, protein MSENEGNGDEHLLIHVVTMFTQQAWMAMGKLKNPVTEKMERNLEEASFYIDIIDMMKKRMAGNLSDDEEKFLESSLSGLKMNYIEETNKPEPETPEEESPEDEKDINTDEASTEKENAEEKPEVPDSGENSDEDKKTE, encoded by the coding sequence ATGTCAGAAAATGAAGGAAACGGTGACGAGCATCTTCTTATTCATGTTGTGACCATGTTCACGCAGCAGGCGTGGATGGCCATGGGAAAGCTGAAAAATCCCGTGACGGAAAAAATGGAGCGAAACCTTGAAGAGGCCAGTTTTTATATCGATATCATCGATATGATGAAGAAACGGATGGCGGGGAATCTCTCAGATGATGAGGAGAAATTCCTCGAGTCAAGTCTCAGCGGCCTCAAAATGAACTACATTGAAGAGACGAACAAACCTGAGCCTGAGACTCCTGAAGAAGAATCGCCTGAAGATGAAAAGGACATAAACACCGATGAAGCTTCCACTGAAAAAGAGAATGCGGAAGAAAAACCTGAAGTGCCTGACTCTGGTGAAAATAGTGATGAGGATAAAAAGACTGAGTGA
- a CDS encoding class I SAM-dependent methyltransferase, translating to MEALTRCTLCGCLDLRPVLSIGDYVVSGENFDIVECNKCEVRLTTPVPKPDEIDRYYESDEYRPHSSSGFSFSGIAYKVVRGIMLGKKRHWIERFTGVRGGCLLDIGCGTGEFAASMRDGGWDVTCVDSSETARKTAKYQFDLDVMSPQTWLEKNGGSFDAITFWHTLEHVHDPEFYLSRARSQLTEQGGLFIGVPNFTSYDCQVYGDQWAAWDVPRHLTHFSPAAMQRLLNKCDLSLRNIRGLPYDAYYVSLLSAKYSKQNSLGALFTGFFSNRKARADRKRFSSLIYIVKQKSFNEG from the coding sequence ATGGAAGCTCTGACCCGATGCACTCTTTGCGGCTGCTTAGATCTTCGCCCGGTTCTTTCCATAGGCGATTATGTGGTGTCAGGTGAAAATTTCGACATTGTGGAATGCAATAAATGTGAAGTTCGACTTACAACTCCGGTACCTAAACCAGATGAAATTGACCGCTATTATGAGTCGGATGAATACCGTCCCCATTCCAGCAGTGGATTCAGTTTTTCGGGCATTGCCTACAAGGTTGTACGAGGAATCATGTTGGGGAAAAAGCGTCACTGGATAGAGCGCTTTACTGGAGTGAGGGGTGGATGCCTCCTGGACATCGGTTGTGGCACCGGTGAATTCGCTGCATCCATGCGGGACGGAGGCTGGGATGTGACCTGTGTCGATTCATCAGAGACCGCCCGAAAAACTGCAAAATATCAATTCGACCTTGATGTCATGTCTCCTCAAACCTGGCTTGAGAAAAATGGTGGTTCATTTGACGCCATCACCTTTTGGCACACACTTGAGCATGTCCACGATCCGGAGTTTTATCTGAGCCGGGCTCGTAGTCAGCTCACTGAACAAGGAGGCCTGTTCATTGGTGTCCCCAACTTTACTTCCTACGACTGCCAGGTTTATGGTGATCAGTGGGCGGCTTGGGATGTTCCACGTCATTTGACTCATTTCAGTCCTGCCGCCATGCAGCGGCTTCTTAACAAGTGTGATCTGTCGCTCAGGAATATAAGAGGTCTGCCTTATGATGCGTATTATGTATCGCTTTTGAGTGCGAAGTATAGCAAGCAAAATTCCCTGGGCGCTCTGTTCACAGGCTTCTTTTCCAACAGAAAAGCCAGGGCTGACAGGAAACGGTTCAGTTCGTTAATTTATATAGTTAAACAAAAGTCCTTTAACGAAGGATAG